From the Natrarchaeobaculum aegyptiacum genome, one window contains:
- a CDS encoding COG1361 S-layer family protein, whose protein sequence is MPNSDLARGGVVDVLGEFVGGGRMTGRSVRALVVALLLVTSLATVGVAAGENGETEEELEELREENTQLREQLAGLEGQMAAAEQQQQDRPLLRGSPDLDLHVPNPTVHPGETQEVTLVISNGGDLSIGTAESRDVVTAARDVTVEADASGTPLTVESGEQAIGTVTDAQPGQAPIAISVPDDVDAGEYTIDADISYAYTYQQSGSGVTYDRTRTWSTSFDVVVDDEARFKIVDVNTDAQVGDMGTIDVELENIGEETATDLNVVLESFDEGLVFGESLQSAARVDELEPGDTATVSYDAAFADGTSVRNYPLEATVQFKTEDGLDRVDERLAAGVMPGAEQRFSITDVHSTLHVGEDGHLEGYVTNEGPSDAENVVVRYTEESQNVIPIETAIAVGSLEAGESASFSLPVDVSGEAEAIDREIDLAVQYRNEDLEARLFEDAAAMVSVAEQRDEFLVDVTPTEIAAGDSTLVDVEVTNNLDQTVTDVEAKLFASDPLDSDDDEAFVERLDPGETVTLTFDLEAAGSATAKTYPISFDFRYDDERGNSHLSGTTRVAVDVTDGGGGLPLGLIAILTVSGLGAGAYVYQRR, encoded by the coding sequence GTGCCGAACAGCGACCTCGCTCGAGGCGGTGTCGTCGACGTTCTCGGTGAGTTCGTCGGGGGCGGTCGAATGACCGGGCGCTCGGTCCGCGCGCTCGTGGTCGCACTGTTGCTCGTCACGAGCCTTGCGACGGTGGGTGTTGCCGCCGGCGAAAACGGAGAGACGGAAGAGGAACTCGAGGAGCTACGTGAGGAGAACACCCAGCTTCGCGAACAGTTAGCCGGGTTAGAGGGGCAGATGGCTGCCGCTGAGCAGCAACAACAGGACCGTCCGCTCTTGCGCGGCTCGCCCGACCTCGACCTCCACGTCCCCAACCCGACCGTTCACCCGGGTGAAACCCAGGAAGTCACCCTCGTGATCTCCAACGGCGGCGACCTCAGCATCGGCACCGCCGAATCTCGAGACGTCGTGACCGCCGCCCGCGACGTCACGGTCGAGGCCGACGCGAGCGGGACGCCCCTGACGGTCGAATCGGGAGAGCAAGCCATCGGAACCGTCACCGACGCCCAGCCGGGTCAGGCACCGATCGCGATCAGCGTCCCCGACGACGTCGACGCCGGCGAGTACACGATCGACGCCGACATCTCCTACGCCTACACGTACCAGCAATCGGGCAGCGGTGTGACCTACGACCGAACCCGAACCTGGTCGACGTCGTTCGACGTCGTCGTCGACGACGAGGCCCGCTTCAAGATCGTCGACGTCAACACCGACGCCCAGGTCGGCGATATGGGAACGATCGACGTCGAACTCGAGAACATCGGCGAGGAGACGGCCACCGACCTGAACGTCGTCCTCGAGTCGTTCGACGAGGGACTCGTCTTCGGCGAGAGCCTCCAGAGCGCGGCCCGAGTCGACGAACTCGAGCCCGGCGACACCGCCACCGTGAGCTACGACGCGGCCTTCGCCGACGGGACCTCGGTCCGCAACTACCCGCTCGAGGCGACCGTTCAGTTCAAGACCGAGGACGGACTCGACCGCGTCGACGAGCGCCTCGCCGCCGGGGTGATGCCGGGTGCCGAACAGCGTTTCTCGATCACCGACGTTCACTCGACTCTCCACGTCGGCGAGGACGGCCACCTCGAGGGATACGTGACCAACGAAGGCCCGAGCGACGCCGAGAACGTCGTCGTCCGGTACACCGAGGAGTCACAGAACGTCATCCCGATCGAGACTGCGATCGCCGTCGGCTCGCTCGAGGCCGGCGAATCCGCTTCGTTCAGCCTCCCAGTGGACGTGAGCGGCGAGGCCGAGGCGATCGACCGCGAGATCGATCTCGCGGTCCAGTACCGCAACGAGGACCTCGAGGCTCGCCTGTTCGAGGACGCAGCGGCGATGGTCAGCGTCGCCGAACAGCGCGACGAGTTCCTCGTGGACGTGACGCCGACCGAGATCGCCGCCGGTGACTCCACGCTCGTCGACGTCGAAGTGACGAACAACCTCGATCAGACGGTCACGGACGTCGAGGCGAAGCTGTTCGCCAGCGACCCACTCGACAGCGACGACGACGAGGCCTTCGTCGAGAGACTCGATCCCGGCGAGACGGTGACATTGACGTTCGACCTCGAGGCGGCCGGCAGCGCGACGGCGAAGACCTACCCGATCTCCTTCGACTTCCGGTACGACGACGAGCGCGGGAACAGCCACCTTTCGGGGACGACCCGCGTCGCGGTCGACGTCACCGACGGCGGCGGCGGGCTCCCGCTCGGGTTGATCGCCATCCTCACGGTGTCCGGTCTCGGAGCCGGCGCGTACGTCTACCAGAGGCGATAG
- a CDS encoding cupin domain-containing protein, producing MPRDYDPSEIPSVYNLQDIAPYRDEPGFEQVLFRGIDQMVGFSKISPEKPDSEPHTHPYEQLNMLVEGRLDFLVNGERVELEPYDTLVIPPEVPHTSRAVEGETATLVAFWPLREDRLEATTYQAEFPAL from the coding sequence ATGCCGCGAGACTACGACCCATCCGAAATTCCATCCGTATACAACTTACAGGACATCGCACCGTACCGTGATGAACCGGGGTTCGAACAGGTGCTCTTTCGTGGGATCGACCAGATGGTCGGGTTTTCCAAGATCAGTCCCGAGAAGCCCGACAGTGAGCCACATACTCATCCATACGAGCAACTGAATATGCTCGTCGAGGGTCGCCTCGACTTCCTCGTTAACGGCGAGCGAGTCGAGCTCGAGCCCTACGATACACTGGTGATTCCGCCGGAAGTACCCCACACCTCACGAGCAGTTGAGGGAGAAACCGCGACGTTGGTAGCGTTCTGGCCGCTTCGAGAGGACCGACTCGAGGCGACGACCTATCAAGCGGAGTTCCCTGCGTTGTAG
- the aceA gene encoding isocitrate lyase, which yields MYPSKLDDDVFTRSIDNPAGRQFRELLEEQSYTFAPGIYHALDARLAEMAGLDAAYMSGYSTVLGQFGFPDLEMVTMTEMVENAKRMVEATNLPVIADCDTGYGGIHNVRRAVREYEKVGVAAVHIEDQTSPKRCGHIAGKQIVSREEARSRFEAAVDAKQCEDTVIIARTDAYGSANGDWEEHLERGRIYADAGVDLVWPEMPDPSREDAINYAETIHETHPDLDLAFNYSSSFAWSEEDEPLTFEELGDLGYSYIFITLYGLHSGAHAVYEDLVNIAENDEQAQFDLEDRYLGHETESHHELSFVPRYQEIEAEFDPEARERMSESAGYTEEESDPLTSETDD from the coding sequence ATGTATCCGTCAAAACTCGACGACGACGTTTTCACTCGAAGTATCGACAATCCAGCTGGCAGACAGTTTCGCGAACTGCTCGAGGAGCAATCGTACACGTTCGCACCCGGAATCTATCACGCACTCGACGCCCGCCTTGCGGAAATGGCCGGTCTCGACGCCGCGTACATGAGCGGGTATTCGACCGTTCTCGGTCAGTTCGGATTCCCTGACCTCGAGATGGTGACGATGACCGAAATGGTCGAGAACGCCAAGCGGATGGTCGAGGCGACGAACCTTCCCGTGATCGCCGACTGCGACACCGGTTACGGCGGAATTCACAACGTCCGCCGCGCCGTTCGCGAGTACGAGAAGGTCGGCGTCGCTGCCGTCCACATCGAAGACCAGACTTCGCCGAAGCGCTGCGGTCACATCGCCGGAAAACAGATCGTCAGCCGCGAAGAGGCCCGATCGCGTTTCGAAGCCGCAGTCGACGCGAAACAGTGTGAGGACACGGTCATCATTGCGCGAACCGACGCGTACGGGTCGGCTAACGGCGACTGGGAGGAACACCTCGAGCGAGGCCGCATCTACGCCGACGCCGGTGTCGACCTCGTCTGGCCGGAGATGCCCGATCCCTCCCGCGAGGACGCGATCAACTACGCAGAGACGATCCACGAGACCCATCCCGACCTCGACCTCGCGTTCAACTACTCCTCGTCGTTCGCCTGGAGCGAGGAGGACGAACCGCTGACGTTCGAGGAACTGGGTGACCTCGGGTATAGTTACATCTTCATCACCCTCTACGGGCTGCACTCCGGTGCCCACGCCGTCTACGAGGACCTCGTGAACATCGCCGAGAACGACGAACAGGCGCAATTCGACCTCGAGGACCGGTATCTCGGTCACGAGACCGAGAGTCACCACGAGCTGTCGTTCGTTCCCCGGTATCAGGAGATCGAAGCCGAGTTCGATCCCGAAGCCCGCGAGCGAATGTCTGAATCCGCAGGGTACACCGAAGAAGAGTCGGATCCCCTGACGTCGGAGACCGACGACTGA
- a CDS encoding TetR/AcrR family transcriptional regulator: MRGFSDDERERITEALVEAGQRQFAQFGLERTRIKDITDEVDIGTSTFYQFFDSKEELYVEVLLREHRAFHTAAEEAVEDVDEPREQARAVLQTMFEEVESNPLIYRLIVEGELRSLQSRLSDAERAEIVDSIRGRRLSTLEEWVDDPAFRIDDREMVDALLRKLVFVSRAKNIPVAANTGPEYEETRDVLIDVVVNGLFSEPRDGDR, from the coding sequence ATGAGAGGGTTCAGCGACGACGAGCGCGAGCGGATCACCGAGGCCCTCGTCGAGGCCGGCCAGCGGCAGTTCGCGCAATTCGGACTCGAGCGCACGCGCATCAAGGATATCACCGACGAGGTCGACATCGGGACGAGCACGTTCTACCAGTTTTTCGACTCGAAAGAGGAACTCTACGTGGAGGTACTCCTCCGGGAGCACAGAGCGTTTCACACGGCAGCCGAGGAGGCAGTCGAGGACGTCGACGAGCCGCGCGAACAGGCTCGAGCGGTGCTCCAGACGATGTTCGAGGAAGTCGAGAGCAACCCGCTCATCTACCGGCTCATCGTCGAGGGCGAGTTACGATCGCTCCAGTCACGCCTTTCGGATGCAGAACGAGCGGAGATCGTCGATTCGATACGCGGCCGACGATTGAGCACGCTCGAGGAGTGGGTCGACGATCCGGCGTTCAGGATCGACGATCGGGAGATGGTCGACGCGCTATTGCGGAAACTCGTGTTTGTCAGCCGGGCGAAAAACATCCCCGTGGCCGCGAACACGGGGCCGGAGTACGAGGAGACCCGCGACGTCCTCATCGACGTCGTCGTCAACGGCCTGTTTTCGGAGCCTCGAGACGGCGACCGGTGA